From a single Armigeres subalbatus isolate Guangzhou_Male unplaced genomic scaffold, GZ_Asu_2 Contig284, whole genome shotgun sequence genomic region:
- the LOC134203883 gene encoding sialin-like: MVIFGFMLNYALRVNFTIAIVVMAKTLKNLTTGGDMTGGFDNETSTALASVSTTTEQSVISEADKFEWDAYQQNLMLGSFFWGYVLTELPGGRLAEIIGGRRVFGYSMLFASVLTLLTPIAAYTHYIAVVILRAVLGFFLGASWPAIHPLTAVWIPPMDRSKFIANMMASSLGAAITMPICGYLIATIGWQSVFYFTGGLALLWSVMWFFVVFETPADHPRISAEERNEIESAIGASVKAKKPTYVPWKSILTSPPVWAIILTHGASVFGFFTVVNQLPTYMKYILNFNIKENGLLSSLPYFGKYAMAVISSHLADHLRKNGTLSTTATRKIFTAFAVMTPGFLMIVQVYMGETRSWAVGIFTLALFLNGAVTAGYLGNGLDIAPNFSGTIFGMANTLSSFGGFVSAYMVGVLTNDNQTYGQWQIVFWILAVIYIVGSTAYLIMGTGELQPWNNPPERGINNRETEEGVPLNQQDQNNKPISSST, encoded by the exons ATGGTCATATTCGGCTTCATGCTGAACTATGCCCTGCGGGTCAACTTCACCATCGCCATTGTGGTGATGGCAAAGACACTGAAGAATCTCACTACCGGCGGCGACATGACTGGAGGCTTCGACAATGAAACCTCGACGGCTTTGGCCAGCGTGTCCACGACGACCGAGCAGAGCGTCATCAGCGAGGCAGACAAGTTCGAGTGGGACGCCTACCAGCAGAACCTGATGCTGGGAAGCTTCTTCTGGGGATACGTGCTGACGGAGCTGCCCGGTGGCCGCCTGGCGGAGATCATCGGAGGACGCCGTGTCTTCGGCTATAGCATGCTTTTCGCTAGTGTATTGACTTTGCTTACCCCTATTGCTGCTTACACCCATTATATTGCGGTTGTTATATTACGAGCTGTTCTAGGCTTTTTCCTGGGAGCGTCCTGGCCGGCAATTCATCCGTTGACCGCTGTCTGGATTCCACCCATGGATCGGTCCAAGTTCATCGCCAACATGATGGCTTCGTCACTTGGTGCCGCCATTACGATGCCAATCTGTGGTTATCTGATTGCTACCATCGGATGGCAGTCAGTGTTCTACTTCACCGGCGGGCTGGCCCTGCTGTGGTCGGTTATGTGGTTCTTTGTTGTGTTCGAGACACCGGCCGACCATCCACGTATTTCTGCGGAGGAGCGTAACGAAATCGAGAGCGCAATTGGTGCTAGCGTTAAGGCAAAGAAACCTACGTACGTTCCATGGAAGTCCATTCTGACGTCGCCACCTGTTTGGGCTATCATTTTGACCCACGGTGCTTCCGTGTTCGGTTTCTTCACGGTTGTTAACCAGCTGCCAACTTACATGAAATACATCTTGAACTTTAACATTAAGGAG AACGGTCTATTGTCCTCGTTGCCGTACTTTGGAAAGTACGCCATGGCTGTGATTTCTTCCCATTTAGCTGACCATTTACGTAAGAACGGAACATTGTCGACTACGGCTACTCGCAAGATTTTCACTGCCTTCG CTGTCATGACGCCCGGATTCCTGATGATTGTCCAAGTGTACATGGGTGAAACGCGTAGCTGGGCCGTCGGTATTTTCACGTTGGCTTTGTTCCTGAACGGTGCCGTTACCGCTGGATATCTGGGCAACGGTTTGGACATTGCACCGAACTTCTCCGGCACGATCTTCGGTATGGCCAACACTCTGTCTTCGTTCGGAGGTTTCGTTTCGGCGTACATGGTCGGCGTTCTGACAAATGATAAC CAAACCTACGGCCAGTGGCAGATCGTGTTCTGGATCTTGGCTGTCATCTACATCGTCGGTTCCACAGCTTACCTCATCATGGGCACCGGTGAACTGCAGCCATGGAACAACCCACCGGAGAGGGGCATCAACAACCGTGAGACTGAAGAAGGTGTTCCGCTGAATCAGCAAGACCAAAACAACAAACCAATCTCATCGTCGACCTAA